The sequence CCCCTCAATAGATAGTATGTGAACAGCCCGTGCTCAACCCTATCATAATCGGAACTCATCTGGTTACCCGTAGCGCCGGCAATGACAGTGATATTCCCACCGGACAATACCGGATTCTCGATGGATATACTGATCGGCCTTGTCCCTTTACTTGTAACGCTTCTGCCCTGCACACCCGAAAAACAACTATCCAGCATGACAATTACGTTTTTAGCGGGAAGTCTGTTCAGCGATTCATACATTTTATTCAACGGATAAAGTTTCGACGGAAAGTCGGGATGTCCTTCATAAGGAACAATATAAGCTTCTTTGCCTTGCGGATCCGGCGCACCATGACCCGCGTAAAAGATGTACACAGTAGAGTTTTTCTTCACCCTCCTGGAAAGCCATTCCTCCGAGTAAGCCACCAGGTCGCTTTTTGTCGCTGTATCATCCGTTAATAACTTGATATTTGATCGGGGAATCCCGCCTAAATTTTCAAGGTATTTCGCCGTAACTTCGGCATCTCTCCCCGCATACTTGATTGAAGGAATGATCTTCTCCCGATATTTGCTAATCCCGATGACGAGGGCAAAGTTATCGCTCATTTTATAATTTTTCGTCTTTGCCGGCAGATCGTCGACACTCACTTCGGAGATGACCTCTACCGTTTCTGCCACTTTAACCGGTCTCATGGCCACCCTCAAAGTTTTTCTTTCAGAAGGCGAGAACCCCACGCTCTCTTCTATTTGCACGGTAAGTTTTGCCGTTTCTGACGGTATCTGTGCAGGCAAAACAGCCTTAAATACAACCGTTTTCTTTTCACCTGCTTTGAGGTCTCCAACATTTTTTTTCTCACCAAGACAACTTACAAGTGTTGGATTACCTGAAAGAAGTACCTGAACATCCTTTGCCACTTCTTCACCTTTGTTTTGAATCTCCACCCTCAGAACAACCGTCTCGCCGCCATCGAGTATGCGGTTGTTATTTTGATCTTTGAGCCGCGTCGTATATACAAGGTATGGGAGCTCCGATATAATCTCAACAGTCTCTTTCAGCTCCGCAGGTCTCATGGCCACCATCAACGTCTTTCTTTTGGAAGACGAGCTACCCTTTTCTTCTATTTCTACTGTAATTTTGGCCGTTTCTGCCGGGACCTCGGGGGGTAAAACGGCCGTAAATTGAGCCGTCTTCTTTTCGCCCGCCTTTATGTCTCCGACAAATTTCTTTTTCCCTAAATAACCGACAAGGGTCGGATTACCCGAAAGAAGCACACTAACATCCTTTGCCGCACCCCCGCCTCTGTTTTCGATTTTCACCGTTAGAACAACTGTCTCGCCGCCATCGAGTATGCGGTTGTCATTCTGATCCTTGAGCTGCGTCGTATAGACAAGGTGCGGGAGATCCGATATTACCTCAACAGTCTCTTTCTTCTCCGCAGGCCTCATGGCCACCTTCAACGTTTTCTGCTCATACGGTGAGACACCGCTTTTCTCTTTAATTTCTATCTTTATCAATGCCGTTTCGGCCGGCACGTCCACCGGTACAACGGTCTCAAATTGAACCCTCTTTTTTTCACCGGGTTTGATGTTGCCTGCAAATTTTTTCTCACCAAGATAATTTACGAGTGCCTGACTGCCCGACAGGATAACCTGTACATCCTTTGCCGTACCGTTACCTTTGTTTTCAATTTCTACCGTTAAACCAACTTTTTCTCCGCCGTCAATAACCTTGTTGCCGGAGGCTTCATTGAAAGATATGCTGGCGGTAAGCGCAGGCGTCTGCTCCTCTTCCTGCTCTTCTGGAATTACGGCCGGCTTTTCCTCTTCTTTAATTTCCGGCTGAACGGCCTTTGCCACAACAAGCCCCTCATCGGCTTTCTCTTTGAACTTTACGAGCAGGTACCCTTTGCCGCCACCCGCACTTGTCGGGCCTCCTCCGCCTACTGCATAATGGGCTCCGATGGCATTATTGTCGAAATCTATATAATCGATAAGCCACTCGAATTTAAAAATACCGGTACCGATAATTAGCCAGGAGTAAAGGCCGGAGTAAGTCAATTTAATCTCATTGACGGATTTTATCGATAAGACGGCCTCTGTCTCGGGGTTCATGAGGGGAATGAAAAGAAACGTCATCTTACTTTTCACCTTGCATTTTATCTCCATATTTTCACGATCAATGTAGAGCACATCGGTGAATATTATAGAACTCTGCTTACAAAGTGCAGGGAATGGGCCTCCCTGAACAAACCATCGTATCCCACTCTCCTTTGCTTTTTTGTTGCCAGGGTCGGTCTCAAATAATTTAAGCTCCTTATTTTTGTTTTTTTTCAGCAGATGAAAGAGCTTGACCAGCAATTTCCCCTTCGCATCATCGTCTTTTAGAGGAGCATATGCCTGGTGTTCACGAAGCATCACTTCTTTAACCGTTATATCTACCGAAGCACAACCGGTCAGAAAAAAAACAATGAGGATGAAGGTGA comes from Syntrophales bacterium and encodes:
- a CDS encoding caspase family protein, with protein sequence MATKKTGKLVTFILIVFFLTGCASVDITVKEVMLREHQAYAPLKDDDAKGKLLVKLFHLLKKNKNKELKLFETDPGNKKAKESGIRWFVQGGPFPALCKQSSIIFTDVLYIDRENMEIKCKVKSKMTFLFIPLMNPETEAVLSIKSVNEIKLTYSGLYSWLIIGTGIFKFEWLIDYIDFDNNAIGAHYAVGGGGPTSAGGGKGYLLVKFKEKADEGLVVAKAVQPEIKEEEKPAVIPEEQEEEQTPALTASISFNEASGNKVIDGGEKVGLTVEIENKGNGTAKDVQVILSGSQALVNYLGEKKFAGNIKPGEKKRVQFETVVPVDVPAETALIKIEIKEKSGVSPYEQKTLKVAMRPAEKKETVEVISDLPHLVYTTQLKDQNDNRILDGGETVVLTVKIENRGGGAAKDVSVLLSGNPTLVGYLGKKKFVGDIKAGEKKTAQFTAVLPPEVPAETAKITVEIEEKGSSSSKRKTLMVAMRPAELKETVEIISELPYLVYTTRLKDQNNNRILDGGETVVLRVEIQNKGEEVAKDVQVLLSGNPTLVSCLGEKKNVGDLKAGEKKTVVFKAVLPAQIPSETAKLTVQIEESVGFSPSERKTLRVAMRPVKVAETVEVISEVSVDDLPAKTKNYKMSDNFALVIGISKYREKIIPSIKYAGRDAEVTAKYLENLGGIPRSNIKLLTDDTATKSDLVAYSEEWLSRRVKKNSTVYIFYAGHGAPDPQGKEAYIVPYEGHPDFPSKLYPLNKMYESLNRLPAKNVIVMLDSCFSGVQGRSVTSKGTRPISISIENPVLSGGNITVIAGATGNQMSSDYDRVEHGLFTYYLLRGMRGEADKNANGVVELGELYDYVRTNVSEKASLELNRDQTPVLLPSEESAGDKLKIPVAKYR